Proteins from a genomic interval of Caulobacter rhizosphaerae:
- a CDS encoding MlaE family ABC transporter permease — MAAADAAPPAIFKPVRAIGRSTLGALRMVGGVGMFALRGVISVFSPPWFPIQLLRQLVAIGFFSLPVVGLTAIFTGAALGLNIYTGGGRFNAEQVMPQIVALGITRELGPVLAALMLAGRVSAAIAAEIGAMRATEQIDAMRTLSTDPFRYLVAPRLLAATLVLPLLTLVADIIGVAGGWLVAVRILDFNSTIYVRNTMNFIQGWDVGSGLIKAGVFGFIVALMGCYHGYNAKGGARGVGRATTHAVVSSAILIFASDYFLTTLFTHA, encoded by the coding sequence ATGGCCGCGGCCGACGCGGCGCCGCCCGCGATATTCAAGCCGGTGCGCGCCATCGGTCGTTCCACTCTGGGCGCCTTGCGCATGGTCGGCGGGGTCGGGATGTTCGCCCTGCGCGGCGTGATCTCGGTGTTCAGCCCCCCGTGGTTTCCCATCCAGCTGCTTCGCCAGCTGGTCGCCATCGGCTTCTTCTCGCTGCCGGTCGTCGGGCTGACGGCGATCTTCACCGGCGCGGCCCTGGGGTTGAACATCTATACCGGCGGCGGGCGGTTCAACGCCGAGCAGGTGATGCCGCAGATCGTCGCCCTGGGCATCACCCGGGAGCTGGGCCCGGTGCTGGCGGCCCTGATGCTGGCGGGGCGGGTCTCGGCCGCCATCGCCGCCGAGATCGGCGCCATGCGCGCCACCGAGCAGATCGACGCCATGCGCACGCTGTCGACCGACCCGTTCCGCTACCTGGTCGCGCCGCGCCTGCTGGCCGCGACCCTGGTGCTGCCGCTGCTAACCCTGGTGGCCGACATCATCGGCGTGGCCGGCGGCTGGCTGGTGGCGGTGCGGATCCTGGACTTCAATTCGACGATCTATGTCCGCAACACCATGAACTTCATCCAGGGGTGGGACGTCGGCTCCGGGCTGATCAAGGCGGGGGTGTTCGGCTTCATCGTCGCGCTGATGGGCTGCTACCATGGCTACAACGCCAAGGGCGGGGCGCGCGGCGTGGGCCGGGCGACGACGCACGCGGTGGTGTCCTCGGCGATCCTGATCTTCGCGTCCGACTATTTCCTCACAACGCTGTTCACGCACGCATGA